The proteins below are encoded in one region of Triticum aestivum cultivar Chinese Spring chromosome 1B, IWGSC CS RefSeq v2.1, whole genome shotgun sequence:
- the LOC123100285 gene encoding glucan endo-1,3-beta-glucosidase 13 produces the protein MTRLLIVLLGAALPLLFSLSEGGELGVCYGRVATDLPDPASVVQLLKKNNITMVRIYDTDPTVLRSLANTGIKVTVELTNEELPLAAADENNFALQWVQSNVKAYYPSTLINAVMIGNEVFKEASHLNSQLVPAMKKVQAALVKLGLADAVKVSTPIAFDALQTSFPPSAGAFKDDIALSVMSPMLDFFRQTGSYLSVNLYPYLAYLSTPGISINYLLFRPNAGVNDTVSGQTYFSLFDAQLDAVYYAMEKLPSSSLRAGGMRKLTAGPDITTEARVSEGSQPNQGNHDVGTPQNAQDFMAGLTSQVLQGTPAVNGNSPLAASAVRGTPHRPNTDLNVYIFALFNENSKPADEQNFGLFYPNQQPVYPNPIDFVHGGTIGGPVRASYCVANAAVGDAALQEALDYACDNGADCSAIQPGKPCFEPDTKLAHASYAFNDYYQKKGRASSACDFSGAGTIVSQAPSGACDPSPSWCVANAAVGEARLQMALDYACGHGGADCTDIQPGARCFDPDTKAAHASFAFNDYYQRRGRATGTCDFAGAGNIVRQAPKIGNCVLPSTA, from the exons ATGACTCGCCTCCTCATCGTCCTCCTCGGTGCCGCATTACCGCTGCTCTTCTCCCTTTCAG AGGGGGGCGAGTTGGGCGTGTGCTATGGGAGGGTGGCGACTGACCTGCCGGATCCGGCGTCCGTGGTGCAACTGCTCAAGAAGAACAACATCACCATGGTGAGGATCTACGACACCGACCCCACGGTGCTGCGCTCGCTGGCCAACACCGGCATTAAGGTGACGGTGGAGCTGACCAACGAGGAGCTGCCGCTTGCGGCGGCCGACGAAAATAATTTCGCGCTCCAGTGGGTGCAGAGCAACGTGAAGGCCTACTACCCGTCTACGCTGATCAATGCGGTGATGATCGGGAACGAGGTGTTCAAAGAGGCTAGTCACCTAAACTCTCAGCTCGTCCCAGCCATGAAGAAGGTGCAGGCGGCGCTGGTGAAACTGGGCCTGGCGGACGCCGTGAAGGTGAGCACGCCCATCGCGTTTGACGCACTCCAGACGTCATTCCCGCCATCCGCCGGCGCCTTCAAGGACGACATCGCGCTGTCAGTGATGAGTCCCATGCTCGACTTTTTCCGACAGACCGGTTCGTACCTCTCGGTGAACCTCTACCCATACCTCGCGTACCTGAGTACTCCGGGCATCTCCATCAACTATCTCTTGTTCCGCCCAAACGCCGGCGTGAATGACACCGTCAGCGGGCAAACGTACTTCAGCCTCTTTGACGCCCAACTTGACGCAGTCTACTATGCAATGGAGAAGTTGCCATCCTCCAGCCTTCGCGCCGGGGGGATGAGGAAGCTCACAGCAGGGCCCGATATAACCACAGAAGCGCGAGTTTCAGAGGGCAGTCAGCCAAACCAGGGAAATCATGACGTGGGAACCCCACAAAACGCCCAAGATTTCATGGCTGGTCTCACCAGCCAGGTGCTGCAGGGTACCCCCGCCGTAAATGGAAACAGCCCGCTGGCTGCCAGCGCCGTCCGCGGCACCCCGCACCGTCCCAACACCGATCTCAACGTGTACATCTTCGCACTCTTCAACGAGAACAGCAAGCCGGCGGACGAGCAGAACTTTGGGTTGTTCTACCCGAACCAGCAGCCCGTGTACCCGAACCCGATCGACTTCGTTCATGGCGGCACCATCGGCGGGCCCGTGCGTGCGAGCTATTGCGTGGCGAACGCGGCGGTCGGGGATGCGGCCTTGCAGGAGGCGCTGGACTACGCGTGCGACAACGGGGCGGACTGCAGCGCCATCCAGCCAGGCAAGCCCTGCTTCGAGCCCGACACCAAGCTGGCGCACGCGTCATACGCCTTCAACGACTACTACCAGAAGAAGGGCCGGGCCAGCAGCGCCTGCGACTTCAGCGGCGCCGGCACCATTGTCAGCCAGGCACCATCAGGTGCGTGCGACCCGAGCCCGAGCTGGTGCGTGGCTAACGCGGCGGTGGGCGAGGCTCGGCTTCAGATGGCCCTTGATTACGCGTGCGGGCACGGCGGCGCGGACTGCACGGACATCCAACCCGGAGCACGGTGCTTCGACCCCGACACCAAGGCCGCGCATGCGTCCTTCGCATTCAACGACTATTACCAGCGGCGTGGCCGGGCCACCGGAACGTGCGACTTCGCCGGCGCCGGTAACATTGTCCGGCAGGCACCAA AGATCGGCAACTGCGTGCTGCCGTCAACGGCCTGA
- the LOC123148549 gene encoding glucan endo-1,3-beta-glucosidase 13 encodes MALTSRLLGVLLGITVPLLFFSRAEGGEVGVCYGRMATNLPDPATVVQLLKKNSITMVRIYDTDPTVLRSLADTGIKVTVELTNEELPSAATDQNFADQWVQNNVKAYYPATQINGVTIGNEVFKEASQLNSQLVPAMKKVQAALARLGLADAVKVTTPIAFDALKTSFPPSEGAFRDDIALSVMSPMVDFLQETGSYLMMNIYPYLAYLSTPGMSIDYLLFRPNAGILDRNSRQTYFSLLDAQLDAVYYAMEKLPSSSLRAGGMRKLTAGGGILEVKLGEIHHPTRGHHGVGTRANAQAFTDGLMRKVRGGNSGTTSNRYNRLATSAVGTPHRPNADLDVYIFELFNEDNKPEDEQDFGLFYPNQQPVYQVDFVHGGTGAGPGYCTAKATAGDAALQAALDYACGHGADCSAIQPGKPCYEPNTKLAHASYAFNDYYQKNGRASSACDFGGAGSIVNQAPSGRCDPSPSWCVANAAVAAARLQNALDYACGHGADCTDIQPGARCFDPDTKVAHASFAFNDYYQRHSRAAGTCDFAGAGTIVRQAPKIGNCVLPSRA; translated from the exons ACCTGCCTGACCCGGCGACTGTGGTGCAACTGCTCAAGAAGAACAGCATCACCATGGTGAGGATCTACGACACCGACCCGACGGTGCTGCGCTCGCTGGCCGACACCGGCATCAAGGTCACGGTGGAGCTAACCAACGAGGAGCTGCCCTCCGCTGCCACGGACCAAAATTTCGCTGATCAATGGGTGCAGAACAATGTGAAGGCCTACTACCCGGCCACGCAGATCAATGGCGTGACGATCGGGAACGAGGTCTTCAAAGAGGCTAGTCAGTTGAACTCCCAGCTCGTCCCGGCCATGAAGAAGGTGCAAGCGGCGCTGGCTCGACTGGGCCTGGCGGACGCCGTGAAGGTGACCACGCCCATCGCGTTCGACGCGCTCAAGACGTCGTTCCCGCCCTCCGAGGGTGCGTTCCGTGACGACATCGCGTTGTCGGTGATGAGCCCCATGGTCGACTTCTTGCAGGAAACCGGGTCGTACCTCATGATGAATATCTACCCGTACCTTGCGTACCTCAGTACTCCCGGCATGTCCATCGACTATCTCTTGTTCCGCCCCAACGCTGGCATTCTTGACAGGAATAGCAGGCAAACGTACTTCAGCCTCCTCGACGCGCAGCTTGACGCTGTGTACTATGCGATGGAGAAGCTGCCGTCCTCCAGCCTGCGTGCTGGGGGGATGAGGAAGCTCACAGCAGGGGGCGGAATACTGGAGGTGAAGCTTGGTGAGATTCACCACCCAACCAGAGGCCACCATGGCGTGGGAACAAGAGCCAACGCCCAAGCGTTCACCGATGGTCTCATGAGAAAAGTGCGTGGCGGTAACTCCGGCACCACCTCAAACAGATATAACCGGCTCGCCACCAGTGCTGTCGGCACCCCGCACCGTCCCAACGCCGATCTTGACGTGTACATCTTCGAACTCTTCAATGAGGACAACAAGCCCGAAGACGAGCAGGACTTCGGGTTGTTCTACCCGAACCAGCAGCCCGTGTACCAAGTCGACTTCGTCCATGGCGGCACTGGTGCCGGCCCCG GATACTGCACCGCGAAGGCCACGGCCGGGGACGCGGCCTTGCAGGCGGCGCTGGACTACGCGTGCGGCCACGGGGCGGACTGCAGCGCCATCCAGCCAGGCAAGCCCTGCTACGAGCCCAACACCAAGCTGGCGCACGCGTCGTACGCCTTCAACGACTACTACCAGAAGAACGGCCGGGCCAGCAGCGCGTGCGACTTCGGCGGTGCCGGCAGCATTGTCAACCAGGCACCATCAG GCCGCTGCGACCCGAGCCCAAGCTGGTGTGTGGCGAACGCGGCGGTGGCCGCCGCGCGGCTGCAGAACGCGCTGGACTATGCCTGCGGCCACGGCGCGGACTGCACTGACATCCAACCTGGAGCACGGTGCTTCGATCCCGACACCAAGGTCGCCCATGCGTCCTTCGCGTTCAATGACTATTACCAGCGCCATAGCCGGGCCGCCGGAACGTGTGACTTTGCCGGTGCTGGTACCATTGTCCGGCAGGCACCAA AGATAGGCAACTGCGTGCTCCCGTCAAGGGCCTGA
- the LOC123100274 gene encoding putative receptor-like protein kinase At4g00960 encodes MFAGYAVLAMIIAVYLLAPALSASMECDGIPQTSNSTFPANLNLLAARLPGNASASPNGFATAVVGTAPGLVYGMALCRGDANASSCRACVAKAFGDAQASCPGDTGASMYEDGCVLRFSIQRFLDFLGADQWQVREITFSVVAAPGSLAVSAAWFGAAVRAILTAVVNHAVSSPSLAANSNSTMRSKYFATGEEAFNPRIYGLAQCMPNLVQAQCDGCLRRLQDEATPYLDGGTNPGWIEVGSAWCILRYSVRPIYDGQAMLQLPAPPRPSPSVTPDHAAGNTRSATGIYAGIASSVVFLLILLSVFAFIRFKRKIKTAEDDNPFKKMARALIFDLTALQEATHNFSEANKLGEGGYGIVYKGILPDGQEIAVKKLLGATEHGLQQLRNEVLLLAELQHKNLVRLQGFCSHRNDTLLVYEYINNGSLDNFLFDTREENTVNWGQQYNIILGIAKGILYLHEDSSPRIIHRDLKANNILLDEEMDPKIADFGLARLLQEGHTHTQTTRAAGTLGYMAPEYAVHGSVSPKIDIFSFGVLVLEIITRRRNCGSDYGDTVNLISDVWNYWTKGTISEMMDGSLNGYPRSQALRCIHIGLLCVQPDPDDRPQISTVIFMLTRDTMELQPPAQPAFFFGTELPSPASPRYGQRRDVHARFDLVPEDDVSWNGVTITEPYPR; translated from the exons ATGTTTGCCGGCTACGCCGTCCTGGCCATGATCATCGCGGTCTACCTGCTGGCTCCGGCTTTGTCGGCCTCAATGGAGTGCGACGGCATCCCCCAGACATCCAACAGCACCTTTCCCGCGAACCTGAACCTGCTCGCCGCGCGACTCCCCGGCAACGCCTCCGCCTCCCCAAACGGCTTCGCCACCGCCGTGGTCGGCACGGCGCCCGGCCTGGTATACGGCATGGCCCTCTGCCGGGGCGACGCGAACGCCTCCTCCTGCCGCGCGTGCGTGGCGAAGGCGTTCGGCGACGCGCAGGCAAGCTGCCCCGGCGACACGGGCGCCTCCATGTACGAGGACGGCTGCGTCCTGCGCTTCTCCATCCAGCGGTTCCTCGACTTCCTCGGCGCGGACCAGTGGCAGGTCCGTGAGATCACTTTCTCCGTTGTCGCGGCTCCGGGCAGCCTCGCGGTTTCGGCCGCCTGGTTCGGCGCTGCGGTCAGAGCGATCCTCACCGCCGTGGTCAACCACGCGGTGTCGTCCCCGTCGCTGGCGGCGAACAGCAATTCCACCATGAGAAGCAAGTACTTCGCCACCGGCGAGGAGGCCTTCAACCCGAGGATTTACGGCCTCGCGCAGTGCATGCCCAATCTGGTGCAGGCGCAGTGCGACGGCTGCCTCCGGAGACTCCAAGATGAGGCAACGCCCTACCTTGATGGCGGCACTAACCCCGGATGGATCGAGGTTGGTTCAGCGTGGTGCATCCTGAGGTACAGCGTGCGGCCGATCTACGACGGCCAGGCAATGCTCCAGCTTCCGGCGCCGCCGCGGCCATCTCCTTCTGTCACTCCCGACCATGCAGCAG GAAACACAAGGAGTGCAACAGGAATCTATGCAGGCATTGCTTCTTCTGTTGTCTTTTTATTGATTCTACTATCAGTTTTCGCTTTCATCCGCTTCAAGAGAAAAATTAAGACCGCTGAAGATGATAATC CATTCAAGAAAATGGCGAGAGCCTTGATCTTCGATTTGACGGCACTGCAAGAGGCAACCCACAACTTTTCAGAAGCGAATAAGCTTGGAGAAGGCGGTTATGGAATTGTATACAAG GGAATACTGCCGGATGGGCAAGAAATAGCAGTGAAGAAGCTCTTGGGAGCAACTGAGCATGGTTTGCAACAGTTGCGCAATGAGGTGCTTCTATTGGCAGAGCTTCAGCACAAGAATCTTGTCAGATTACAGGGGTTTTGCTCACATCGGAACGATACGTTGCTTGTTTACGAATATATCAACAATGGGAGCCTCGACAACTTTCTTTTCG ATACTAGGGAGGAAAATACTGTAAACTGGGGGCAACAGTACAACATCATTCTTGGAATTGCAAAGGGAATATTGTATCTTCACGAGGACTCGAGCCCAAGGATAATCCACAGGGACCTTAAAGCTAATAATATTCTTCTTGACGAGGAGATGGATCCTAAAATCGCAGACTTTGGATTGGCAAGGCTGCTACAAGAAGGTCACACTCATACTCAAACCACTAGAGCTGCCGGAACACT CGGTTATATGGCACCGGAGTATGCTGTACACGGAAGTGTGTCACCCAAGATTGATATTTTCAGTTTTGGTGTACTAGTCCTTGAAATTATAACCAGGAGAAGGAACTGCGGTTCAGATTATGGGGATACCGTGAACCTCATTAGTGAT GTGTGGAATTACTGGACAAAAGGAACAATATCAGAAATGATGGATGGATCACTCAATGGATACCCTCGAAGCCAAGCGCTACGGTGCATCCACATCGGGCTACTGTGTGTCCAACCGGACCCTGATGACAggcctcaaatatcaaccgtcatTTTCATGTTAACAAGGGACACCATGGAGCTTCAGCCACCGGCACAGCCTGCATTCTTCTTTGGGACAGAATTGCCGTCTCCAGCTTCTCCACGATATGGGCAACGCCGGGATGTGCATGCCCGGTTTGATTTAGTACCGGAAGATGACGTATCTTGGAATGGGGTTACGATTACTGAGCCATATCCTAGGTGA